A window of the Cryptococcus neoformans var. neoformans B-3501A chromosome 9, whole genome shotgun sequence genome harbors these coding sequences:
- a CDS encoding hypothetical protein (Match to ESTs gb|CF192434.1|CF192434, gb|CF191405.1|CF191405, gb|CF191404.1|CF191404; HMMPfam hit to Peptidase_M16, Insulinase (Peptidase family M16), score: 70.8, E(): 3.6e-18), with translation MRFAGGRRICSENRSSIYTFLSPTPHPPPPAPMYSLNRLPRSSAFKNSANLLRRNASTTSAGGVNVVGFENKGPAATSSLTVAIKAGSRYETTPGVAHVLKSFAYKATASASALRTAREAELYGGVLSAALTREHLLLSAEFLRGDEEHFLNVLASVLSSSQFYQHELNELVIPVVEAETISAQATPSAIALDLAHSLAFRRGLGNSLYANKNYPVSIDDVKTFGEAAFAKSNIAVIGTGISTEVLAKSVGNAFGTGTSSSSKLSTPKAAYYGGETRVPLDIHAPATAAPTMVIAFGTSAPPSADLKVLKHLLGGETSVKWTPGASPLAQAADKIPGASAKAFLLPYSDASLFGVVLSAPTSAETKALAQEVASIVKGAGEFKEEEVKRAVAKATFEDAASTETLSGFVAAAGPAALIGSVPEAQSFSGVSASSISKAAGELLKGKPTVVSIGNISVLPYGDELGL, from the exons ATGCGATTCGCTGGTGGTCGTCGTATTTGCTCAGAGAATCGCTCTTCAATATAcactttcctttccccaaCTCCCCATCCCCCACCACCCGCCCCCATGTACTCCCTCAACAGGCTTCCCAGGAGCTCCGCATTCAAAAACTCCGCCAATCTCCTTAGGCGAAACGCCAGCACCACTTCTGCTGGCGGTGTCAATGTTGTCGGTTTCGAAAACAAGGGCCCTGCTGCCACTTCCAGCTTGACCGTCGCCATCAAAGCTGGTTCCCGATACGAGACTACCCCCGGTGTCGCCCATGTTTTGAAGAGCTTTGCCTACAAG GCCACTGCTTCTGCATCAGCTTTGAGAACAGCTAGGGAGGCGGAGCTGTACGGTGGTGTCTTGTCTGCTGCTCTTACTAGGGAACACCTTTTGCTTTCTGCCGAGTTCCTTCGTGGCGATGA AGAACACTTCCTCAACGTCCTCGCTTCCGTTCTTTCCTCGTCTCAATTCTACCAACACGAGCTCAATGAGCTCGTTATCCCTGTCGTTGAGGCGGAGACCATCTCTGCCCAGGCTACTCCTTCTGCCATCGCCCTCGACCTTGCCCATTCCCTTGCTTTCCGACGAGGTCTCGGTAACTCTCTCTACGCCAACAAGAACTACCCCGTCTCCATTGACGACGTGAAGACTTTTGGTGAAGCCGCTTTCGCCAAGTCCAACATTGCCGTCATCGGTACTGGTATCTCCACTGAGGTCCTCGCCAAGTCCGTTGGCAACGCTTTCGGCACTGGTACTAGCTCCAGCTCTAAGCTCTCTACTCCCAAGGCCGCCTATTACGGTGGTGAGACCCGGGTGCCTCTCGACATCCATGCTCCTGCTACTGCCGCCCCTACCATGGTTATTGCCTTCGGCACCTCCGCTCCCCCTTCTGCCGACCTCAAGGTCCTTAAGCACCTTCTCGGTGGTGAGACCTCCGTTAAATGGACTCCTGGTGCTTCTCCTCTGGCTCAAGCCGCCGACAAGATCCCCGGTGCTTCCGCCAAggctttcctccttccttacTCTGACGCCTCTCTGTTCGGTGttgttctttctgccccCACAAGTGCCGAAACCAAGGCTTTGGCTCAGGAAGTTGCCAGCATCGTCAAGGGCGCCGGCGAGttcaaggaggaggaggtgaagagggCCGTTGCCAAGGCCACCTTTGAGGACGCCGCTAGCACCGAAACCTTGTCCGGTTTCGTCGCCGCTGCTGGTCCTGCTGCCCTCATTGGTTCCGTTCCCGAGGCGCAGTCCTTCTCTGGTgtttctgcttcttccatctccaag GCTGCCGGCGAGTTGCTCAAGGGAAAGCCCACCGTTGTCAGCATCGGTAATATCTCTGTCCTTCCTTATGG CGACGAACTTGGTCTTTAA
- a CDS encoding hypothetical protein (HMMPfam hit to IMS, impB/mucB/samB family, score: 222.7, E(): 6.6e-64), with protein sequence MSSEERAAADAKQRSFERSLAGPSVGKAGITRDQTEINRIIAEASKGSKFYNNQVRKDQELTEKIAWYRNKRDELMRMAPRDQLEDEADRILMEVEATRDLSQTIIHVDMDAFYASVEVQRDPSLKGKAFGYEARKFGVRSAMAGFIAKKLCPHIILTDLHFDLYTKASKAVKEVLVQYDENLMMASLDEGYLNITPYMSTHNMTASEVVTEIRAQVEEKTSLTISAGIAANRMLAKPNGHFELAFDRATIVRFMRDLPVRNIPGFGRVTERCLEGLGIQTCGDIYEKRVDLLLMDHWFGFRGLCRAYLGIADNTVAPGRREERRSVGVERTFRDKTDDEDIMATLIDIVEELGKDLDRLQYAGKTVTVKYKLHTYENKTRAKSIPKYISSATDILPIAQELLKKELPLRIRLLGVRLSTLKDLTIPDKGIKGFFKAAEDKAKTGSPITGHTLETLEHIPEMMRLEADNAQGDSFGAGEASGSEGIGADDFKILPATTKKRKSPSPTRDAPSPTAGPICPICGQALDAGTSNQQLNDHVDWCLNKDAIKEASRVSPVAKKKAKIGRTSERTSSNVTGPSKKDGSKGEKGTISSWLKKG encoded by the exons ATGTCAAGTGAGGAAAGAGCGGCAGCCGATGCTAAACAACGCAGTTTCGAGAGAAGTTTGGCGGGACCTAGTGTTGGCAAGGCTG GTATCACAAGGGACCAGACAG AAATCAACAGGATCATTGCCGAAGCTTCCAAA GGGTCCAA GTTCTACAATAACCAAGTGCGGAAAGATCAAGAGCTCACTGAGAAGATCGCATGGTATCGAAACAAG CGAGATGAACTCATGAGAATGGCTCCTCGTGACCAattggaagatgaagctgaTCGTATC CTCATGGAAGTTGAGGCGACTCGAGATTTGAGTCAAACGATCATTCATGTTGATATGGACGCATTT TATGCATCGGTCGAAGTTCAACGTGATCCTTCACTGAAAGGGAAGGCTTTTGGA TATGAAGCGAGAAAGTTTGGAGTAAGATCGGCCATGGCCGGCTTCATTGCGAAGAAGCTCTGTCCTCATATCATCTT AACGGATTTGCACTTCGACCTCTATACAAAAGCCTCCAAGGCTGTCAAGGAAGTATTAGTACAATACGACGAAAATCTCATGATGGCGAGCTTGGATGAAGGATATCTGAA CATAACGCCCTACATGTCGACCCACAATATGACGGCTTCAGAGGTTGTCACAGAAATAAGGGCTcaggtggaagagaaaacttCCTTGACAATCTCGGCCGGAATAGCAGCCAATCGTATGTTAGCCAAG CCAAATGGCCACTTCGAATTGGCATTCGACCGAGCTACGATTGTTCGTTTCATGCGAGATTTGCCCGTCAGAAATATTCCAGGCTTTGGGAGAGTGACAGAACGTTGTCTTGAAGGACTTGGAATACAG ACTTGCGGCGATATTTATGAGAAGCGGGtggaccttcttcttatGGATCATTGGTTCGGCTTCCGAGGTTTATG CCGAGCGTACTTGGGGATAGCAGACAATACTGTTGCACCAGGCAGACGGGAAGAGCGAAGAAGTGTTGGTGTGGAAAG AACATTTCGAGATAAgacggatgatgaagatatCATGGCCACTTTGATCGACATTGTCGAAGAGCTAGGGAAGGATCTGGATCGGTTACAATATGCTGGCAAAACCGTTACCGTCAAGTACAAG CTGCATACGTACGAAA ATAAGACGCGAGCAAAGTCAATACCCAAATACATCTCATCAGCGACGGATATTCTGCCTATAGCCCAGGAactgctgaagaaggaattgCCTCTTCGGATACGCTTACTTGGCGTACGGTTATCAACACTGAAAGATCTTACTATTCCTGATAAAGGCATCAAAGGA TTTTTCAAGGCGGCCGAAGACAAAGCCAAGACCGGGTCACCAATCACTGGCCATACATTAGAAACATTAGAACATATACCCGAAATGATGCGCTTGGAGGCAGATAACGCGCAAGGGGACAGTTTTGGCGCAGGGGAGGCGAGTGGGTCTGAAGGTATTGGTGCAGATGACTTTAAAATCCTTCCAGCTACCACAAAGAAGCGAAAGAgcccttctccaacacGTGATGCCCCTTCTCCAACAGCTGGTCCCATCTGTCCCATATGCGGCCAGGCCCTTGATGCAGGGACTTCCAACCAGCAACTCAACGATCACGTTGATTGGTGTCTCAATAAGGATGCCATCAAGGAGGCTAGCCGAGTTTCGCCAGTGGCCAAGAAAAAGGCTAAAATTGGAAGGACGAGTGAAAGGACATCTTCAAACGTCACAGGACCATCGAAGAAAGATGGATcaaagggagaaaagggtACAATTTCAAGctggttgaagaagggttaA
- a CDS encoding hypothetical protein (HMMPfam hit to Mito_carr, Mitochondrial carrier protein, score: 77.8, E(): 2.9e-20), which translates to MQTKLPPLLQATSGALGCQPYLSSAVGNCIVFPLDVATTRMQHASKKPKAMRLSLILTLHRLLSRRHAMTRIYSGLKADTLSTLLSSFIYFYTYTALQKGLHQYRLKQAIYQAAPSPAGVGGLSSKASDTASTERTPLEELIIGVLAGVTSKGITLPISTVSVRQQVSESGEDEKRSALQTLLAINKEDGIRGLFSGFGPTIPLTLLPSLTLYIHSFLLRILVPERHRAHPPGVVTFFLGALSNALATIPLYPLILVKVLYQSGKEKENDKENQEESMFSTIRKFIRKEGIEGLYVGLEGQLVKGFVSQGVMMLVKQR; encoded by the exons ATGCAGACCAAGCTTCCCCCTTTACTCCAAGCGACTTCAGGCGCTCTTGG CTGTCAACCGTATCTTAGCTCTGCTGTTGGGAACTGTATCGTATTTCCCCTCGATGTAGCTACCACCCGTATGCAGCATGCTTCCAAGAAACCAAAAGCCATGCGTT TATCACTCATTCTTACACTGCATCGTCTGCTATCTCGTCGCCACGCCATGACTAGAATATACAGCGGTCTCAAAGCCGACACCTTATCCACTTTGCTATCTAGCTTCATCTACTTTTACACCTACACTGCTCTGCAAAAAGGTCTCCATCAATATCGTCTGAAACAAGCAATCTATCAAGCCGCACCATCGCCAGCAGGTGTAGGTGGTTTATCCAGTAAAGCATCTGATACTGCGAGTACCGAACGAACGCCGCTTGAAGAGCTCATTATTGGTGTTCTTGCTGGAGTCACATCTAAGGGCATCACTCTGCCTATATCGACCGTCAGTGTGCGACAACAGGTCAGCGAATCTGGGGAAGACGAAAAGCGGTCAGCCTTGCAGACCCTCTTGGCGATAAACAAGGAAGACGGAATCAGAGGGCTATTCTCCGGTTTTGGTCCTACAATCCCTTTAACATTGTTACCTTCATTAACGTTATATATTCACTCGTTTCTACTCAGAATTCTGGTGCCCGAAAGGCATCGTGCCCATCCTCCAGGGGTTGTAACATTTTTCTTAGGAGCGTTATCCAATGCTCTTGCCACGATACCCCTGTACCCGTTAATCTTGGTCAAGGTACTGTACCAGTCCggcaaagagaaggaaaatgacAAGGAAAATCAAGAAGAGAGTATGTTCAGCACCATAAGGAAATTTATCAGAAAAGAAGGTATCGAGGGATTGTATGTCGGTCTTGAAGGGCAATTGGTCAAAGGATTTGTATCGCAAGGCGTCATGATGTTGGTCAAACAAAGGTGA